A genomic window from Equus caballus isolate H_3958 breed thoroughbred chromosome 5, TB-T2T, whole genome shotgun sequence includes:
- the PYGO2 gene encoding pygopus homolog 2 codes for MAAPAPPPPDKLEGGGGPAPPPAPPSTGRKQGKAGLQMKSPEKKRRKSNTQGPAYSHLTEFAPPPTPMVDHLVASNPFEDDFGAPKVGAAAPPFLGSHVPFGGFRVQGGMAGQVPPGYGTGAGGGPQPLRRQPPPFPPNPMGPAFNMPPQGPGYPPPGNMNFPSQPFNQPLGQNFSPPGGQMMPGPVGGFGPMISPTMGQPPRGELGPPSLPQRFAQPGVPFGPSPLQRPGQGLPSLPPNTSPFPGPDPGFPGPGGEDGGKPLNPPAPTAFPQEPHSGSPAAAVNGNQPSFPPNSSGRGGGTPDANSLAPPSKAGGGSGPQPPPGLVYPCGACRSEVNDDQDAILCEASCQKWFHRECTGMTESAYGLLTTEASAVWACDLCLKTKEIQSVYIREGMGQLVAANDG; via the exons ATGGCCGCCCCGGCGCCGCCCCCACCGGACAAGCTGGAGGGAGGTGGCGGCCCCGCACCGCCCCCCGCGCCGCCCAGCACcgggaggaagcagggcaaggCCG GTCTGCAAATGAAGAGCCCAGAAAAGAAGCGAAGGAAGTCAAATACTCAG GGCCCTGCATACTCACATCTGACGGAGTTCGCGCCACCCCCGACTCCCATGGTGGATCACCTGGTTGCATCCAACCCTTTTGAGGATGACTTCGGAGCCCCTAAGGTGGGGGCTGCAGCCCCTCCATTCCTTGGCAGTCATGTCCCCTTTGGAGGCTTCCGTGTACAAGGGGGCATGGCAGGCCAGGTACCCCCAGGCTACGGcactggggctggagggggtCCCCAACCTCTTCGTCGACAgcctccccctttccctcccaACCCTATGGGCCCTGCTTTCAACATGCCCCCCCAGGGCCCTGGCTACCCACCCCCGGGTAACATGAACTTTCCCAGCCAACCCTTTAACCAGCCTCTGGGTCAAAACTTTAGCCCTCCTGGTGGGCAGATgatgccaggccctgtgggggGATTTGGCCCCATGATCTCACCCACCATGGGACAACCTCCCAGAGGGGAGCTGggtcccccttctctccctcaaCGCTTTGCCCAGCCAGGGGTGCCTTTTGGCCCTTCTCCTCTCCAGAGACCTGGTCAGgggctccccagcctgcccccCAACACAAGTCCTTTCCCTGGTCCAGACCCTGGCTTTCCTGGCCCTGGTGGTGAGGATGGGGGGAAGCCCTTGAATCCGCCTGCACCCACTGCTTTTCCCCAGGAGCCCCACTCAGGCTCCCCGGCTGCTGCTGTTAATGGCAATCAGCCCAGTTTCCCCCCAAACAGCAGTGGACGGGGTGGGGGCACTCCGGATGCCAACAGCCTGGCACCCCCCAGCAAGGCAGGTGGGGGTTCAgggccccagcctcccccaggccTGGTGTACCCGTGTGGTGCCTGTCGGAGTGAGGTGAATGATGACCAGGATGCCATTTTGTGTGAGGCCTCCTGCCAGAAGTGGTTCCACCGCGAATGCACGGGCATGACTGAGAGCGCCTATGGGCTGCTGACCACTGAGGCCTCTGCTGTCTGGGCCTGCGATCTCTGCCTCAAGACCAAGGAGATCCAGTCTGTCTACATCCGCGAGGGCATGGGGCAACTGGTGGCTGCTAACGATGGGTGA